One Actinosynnema pretiosum DNA segment encodes these proteins:
- a CDS encoding acyltransferase family protein, protein MTSTETRRGAAPRGVEHRSKQRDDIQGLRALAVGLVLVYHLRPTWLPGGFAGVDVFFVISGYLIIGALVNELRRSGRISLVSFYARRARRLLPAATVVLLGVALTTVLLLPVSRHPDVLREVVASALNVQNWQLAIFAGDYANATAEASPVQHFWSLSVEEQFYLVIPLVLILAGLRGARPGRNAFVAVLAITVASLAFSVLYTPLDHTAAYFITPTRMWELGIGGLLAIGLPRLALSRAARLASGWLGLAAVLAAAFLFTTAMQFPGWIALLPVLGTAALLAAGSGMGDGGVSALLARQPLRYLGDISYSLYLWHWPVLVFLMEHLGVTHLPWEWTLAAAAASVALAAASTRLVETPMRHLSPRAAYTAGAAMIAASVLVAAYPWYTAQARIDDLKANAVLGDDHPGALARDPQYPVEVPTASLVPDPVVAGDDIAEAWDDDCGKVAVDREDCWYGPADAPRTMVLLGDSHMTQLSGALIDLAERSGQWRVRMLVHDACPFNAEPLKVAAPDGKQRQNTEPFANCPADDRAKREWILREKPDMVVTAAMTPQVYKEDMNWEWPSYERAVEGYREHLRPMAEAGIAVVGIRDTPRSRPDVLACLIETPGQCDRPRSEAVTPDPVTEAVATLPGGKAVDLTDWFCDADKCPAVVGNVVVYRDNHITDSYASTLVKPLGDALGIERR, encoded by the coding sequence ATGACGTCCACCGAGACGCGCCGGGGAGCCGCACCGCGCGGCGTCGAGCACCGGTCCAAACAGCGGGACGACATCCAGGGCCTGCGGGCGCTGGCGGTCGGCCTCGTGCTGGTCTACCACCTGCGGCCGACCTGGCTGCCCGGCGGTTTCGCCGGCGTCGACGTCTTCTTCGTCATCTCCGGCTACCTGATCATCGGCGCCTTGGTGAACGAGCTGCGCCGCAGCGGCCGGATCAGCCTCGTCTCCTTCTACGCCCGGCGCGCCCGGCGGCTGCTCCCGGCGGCCACCGTCGTGCTGCTCGGCGTCGCGCTGACGACCGTGCTGCTGCTCCCGGTGTCCCGGCACCCGGACGTGCTGCGCGAGGTCGTGGCCTCCGCGCTGAACGTGCAGAACTGGCAGCTCGCGATCTTCGCGGGCGACTACGCCAACGCCACCGCCGAGGCCTCCCCGGTCCAGCACTTCTGGTCGCTCAGCGTGGAGGAGCAGTTCTACCTGGTCATCCCGCTGGTCCTGATCCTCGCGGGGCTGCGCGGCGCCAGGCCCGGCCGGAACGCGTTCGTCGCCGTCCTGGCCATCACGGTCGCCTCGCTGGCGTTCTCGGTCCTCTACACCCCGCTCGACCACACCGCCGCCTACTTCATCACCCCCACCCGCATGTGGGAGCTGGGCATCGGCGGCCTGCTCGCGATCGGCCTCCCCCGGCTCGCGCTCTCCCGCGCCGCGCGCCTGGCGTCCGGCTGGCTCGGCCTGGCCGCCGTGCTGGCGGCGGCGTTCCTGTTCACCACCGCCATGCAGTTCCCCGGCTGGATCGCCCTGCTGCCCGTGCTCGGCACGGCCGCCCTCCTCGCGGCGGGCAGCGGCATGGGCGACGGGGGCGTGTCCGCGCTGCTGGCGCGGCAACCGCTGCGCTACCTCGGCGACATCTCGTACAGCCTGTACCTGTGGCACTGGCCGGTGCTGGTCTTCCTGATGGAGCACCTGGGCGTCACGCACCTTCCGTGGGAGTGGACGCTGGCCGCGGCTGCGGCGAGCGTGGCGCTGGCCGCCGCGTCGACCAGGCTGGTGGAGACCCCGATGCGGCACCTGTCGCCGCGCGCCGCCTACACCGCGGGCGCCGCCATGATCGCCGCGTCGGTGCTGGTCGCGGCCTACCCCTGGTACACCGCGCAGGCCCGGATCGACGACCTGAAGGCCAACGCGGTCCTCGGCGACGACCACCCCGGCGCGCTCGCCAGGGACCCGCAGTACCCGGTGGAGGTGCCCACCGCGTCCCTGGTGCCCGACCCGGTCGTCGCGGGCGACGACATCGCCGAGGCCTGGGACGACGACTGCGGCAAGGTCGCCGTGGACCGCGAGGACTGCTGGTACGGCCCGGCCGACGCGCCGAGGACCATGGTGCTGCTCGGCGACTCGCACATGACCCAGCTCTCCGGCGCGCTCATCGACCTCGCGGAGCGCTCGGGCCAGTGGCGGGTCAGGATGCTCGTGCACGACGCCTGCCCGTTCAACGCGGAACCGCTCAAGGTCGCCGCGCCCGACGGCAAGCAGCGGCAGAACACCGAGCCGTTCGCCAACTGCCCCGCCGACGACCGGGCCAAGCGCGAGTGGATCCTGCGGGAGAAGCCGGACATGGTGGTCACCGCCGCCATGACCCCCCAGGTCTACAAGGAGGACATGAACTGGGAGTGGCCCTCCTACGAGCGGGCCGTCGAGGGCTACCGCGAGCACCTGCGGCCGATGGCGGAGGCGGGCATCGCGGTCGTGGGCATCCGCGACACGCCCCGCAGTCGCCCCGACGTGCTGGCCTGCCTGATCGAGACGCCCGGCCAGTGCGACCGCCCGCGCTCCGAGGCGGTGACCCCGGACCCGGTCACCGAGGCCGTCGCGACCCTGCCCGGCGGCAAGGCGGTGGACCTGACGGACTGGTTCTGCGACGCCGACAAGTGCCCGGCCGTGGTGGGGAACGTGGTCGTCTACCGGGACAACCACATCACCGACAGCTACGCGAGCACCCTGGTCAAGCCGCTGGGTGACGCGCTCGGCATCGAGCGCCGCTAG
- a CDS encoding acetate/propionate family kinase, with amino-acid sequence MNVLVVNAGSSSLKLRVLGPADEVLVEHDVERWDGRGHFGDLLDGGPEVHAVGHRVVHGGSRFTGPTLIDEGVRAGLAELVPLAPLHQPRALDGVDAVRELLPDVPHVACFDTAFHASLPEHAATYPLPPEWRERWGLRRYGFHGLSHAYADRRARELAGGGERVVVAHLGSGCSLSAVRGGRSVDTTMGFTPLAGLVMGTRSGDVDPGLLLWLQRRGGLSADEVADGLEHRSGLAGLSGVGDDLRDVRAAAAGGSPEARLALGVYEHRLRQGIAAMAASLGGLDLLVFTGGAGENDAALRERVAGGLGFLGVRLDPGRNAGCAPDARISGDGSAVGVWVLAAGEDVEIAAQTRSAL; translated from the coding sequence ATGAACGTGCTGGTGGTCAACGCGGGCTCGTCCAGCCTGAAGCTGCGCGTCCTCGGCCCCGCCGACGAGGTGCTGGTCGAGCACGACGTGGAGCGCTGGGACGGGCGCGGGCACTTCGGCGACCTCCTCGACGGCGGTCCCGAGGTGCACGCGGTCGGCCACCGCGTCGTGCACGGCGGGTCCCGGTTCACCGGGCCCACCCTGATCGACGAGGGGGTGCGGGCGGGGCTGGCCGAGCTGGTCCCGCTCGCGCCCCTGCACCAGCCGCGCGCGCTCGACGGCGTGGACGCGGTGCGCGAGCTGCTGCCGGACGTGCCGCACGTGGCGTGCTTCGACACCGCGTTCCACGCCTCCCTGCCGGAGCACGCGGCCACCTACCCGCTGCCGCCCGAGTGGCGGGAGCGGTGGGGGCTGCGCAGGTACGGCTTCCACGGGCTCTCGCACGCCTACGCCGACCGGCGGGCGCGCGAGCTGGCCGGCGGCGGCGAGCGGGTCGTGGTGGCGCACCTGGGGTCCGGGTGCTCGCTGTCGGCGGTGCGCGGCGGGCGGTCGGTGGACACGACGATGGGGTTCACGCCGCTGGCCGGGCTCGTCATGGGCACGCGCAGCGGCGACGTCGACCCCGGCCTGCTGCTGTGGTTGCAGCGGCGGGGCGGGCTGAGCGCGGACGAGGTCGCGGACGGGCTGGAGCACCGCTCCGGGCTGGCCGGACTCAGCGGCGTCGGCGACGACCTGCGGGACGTGCGCGCGGCGGCGGCCGGTGGTTCGCCCGAGGCGCGGCTGGCGCTGGGGGTGTACGAGCACCGGCTGCGGCAGGGGATCGCCGCGATGGCCGCCTCGCTGGGCGGGCTCGACCTGCTGGTGTTCACCGGCGGGGCGGGGGAGAACGACGCGGCCCTGCGCGAGCGGGTCGCGGGAGGGCTGGGGTTCCTCGGCGTGCGGCTCGATCCGGGCCGGAACGCGGGGTGCGCCCCGGACGCGCGGATCAGCGGCGACGGGTCCGCGGTCGGCGTGTGGGTGCTGGCGGCGGGCGAGGACGTGGAGATCGCCGCGCAGACGCGCTCCGCGCTGTGA
- a CDS encoding serine/threonine-protein kinase has protein sequence MSLSLSTKTTGKVAVGPEWSAADTGELEAGQLLAGRYRLDGLIRTGGTAQVHRGWDTLLRRAVAVKLVAPGAGRAAYRRFDNEMHVLAGLSHPNVVSVYDVGGRDRDSFVVLQLVDGPTLRDHLDRGAFSEAQTRLLGVLLSDALAHVHEHGVAHRDLTPTGVLFDHAGKPHLADFGLAGPGGSRTRRTDRRVGTTAYLAPEQVRGDVVGEPADVYALGLVLLECLTGRPAFTGRTALSRLGRAPEIPLSAPSDLAHLLSAMTARRPRDRPSAAACGMALRGFAAPVPPPAAPSRHRVLVGAATAVTLAAIAMAVGQTPDPTVAAPAAPTAIEAPRGL, from the coding sequence GTGTCCCTGTCTCTGTCGACCAAGACCACGGGCAAGGTCGCGGTAGGGCCCGAGTGGTCCGCCGCGGACACCGGGGAGCTGGAAGCGGGCCAGCTGCTGGCCGGTCGCTACCGGCTCGACGGCCTGATCCGCACCGGCGGCACCGCCCAGGTGCACCGGGGGTGGGACACCCTGCTGCGGCGCGCGGTCGCGGTGAAGCTGGTCGCGCCCGGCGCGGGCCGGGCCGCCTACCGCAGGTTCGACAACGAGATGCACGTCCTCGCCGGGCTCAGCCACCCCAACGTGGTGTCCGTGTACGACGTCGGCGGTCGTGACCGGGACTCGTTCGTGGTGCTCCAGCTCGTGGACGGCCCCACGCTGCGCGACCACCTCGACCGGGGGGCGTTCAGCGAGGCCCAGACCCGGCTGCTCGGGGTGCTGCTGTCCGACGCGCTCGCCCACGTGCACGAGCACGGCGTGGCGCACCGCGACCTCACCCCCACCGGCGTCCTGTTCGACCACGCGGGGAAGCCGCACCTGGCCGACTTCGGCCTCGCCGGGCCAGGGGGCTCGCGCACCCGCCGCACCGACCGCCGCGTCGGCACCACCGCCTACCTCGCGCCCGAGCAGGTGCGCGGCGACGTGGTGGGGGAGCCCGCCGACGTGTACGCGCTCGGCCTGGTGCTGCTGGAGTGCCTGACCGGCCGCCCCGCGTTCACCGGCCGCACCGCGCTGTCCCGGCTGGGCCGCGCGCCGGAGATCCCGCTGTCCGCGCCGTCGGACCTGGCGCACCTGCTGTCCGCGATGACCGCCCGCCGCCCGAGGGACCGCCCCAGCGCCGCCGCGTGCGGGATGGCGCTGCGCGGTTTCGCCGCGCCCGTCCCGCCGCCCGCCGCCCCGTCCCGGCACCGGGTGCTCGTGGGCGCCGCGACCGCCGTCACCCTCGCCGCGATCGCCATGGCCGTCGGCCAGACCCCCGACCCGACCGTCGCCGCCCCGGCCGCCCCGACCGCGATCGAGGCGCCGCGCGGGCTGTGA
- a CDS encoding glycosyltransferase family 39 protein has translation MTALLTEPPASPAAEPPARGRLARLVLGPADAPRYARPALLVLLAATAALYLWDLTASGYGNSFYAAAVQAGTQDWKAWLFGSLDSGNAITVDKPPAALWLTTAFARVFGFSSFTVLAPQALMGVAAVALTHATVKRTSGHLAGLLAGAALAVTPVAVLMFRFNNPDALLVLLMVAGAYCLVRALERASLKWVLLAGSAIGFAFLTKMLQGFLVLPAFALVYLVAAPTTLGRRIAHLFAALGSVVVSAGWFIALVDLWPTDSRPYIGGSTDNTLLELALGYNGLGRILGGQGNGGGGGGMGGGNTGFGGETGIFRMFGAAFGGEISWLLPAALVALVAGLWFTRRAPRTDRTRAALLLWGGWLIVTAVVFSFMSGTVHPYYSVALAPAIAALVAIGGRELWRARRFPVARAFLAAVVGVTAVWDHVLLARSSDYAPVIRYAVLVVGFVVVLAVLLDPRRVAKGAVALATAAVLVVGAGGGAWAVSTAGQAHTGSIPSSGPAGSSMGFGGGGGGGGRMPGGDGQAQDGQAQDGQAQDGTGDGTGQRDQAGVGEAQDRDGDAGQGGGMRGGPGGGSSSEVVELLKSTATKWAAATTGSQSAAELELSTGKAVIAIGGWSGSDNAPTLEQFQRAVANGEIAYYISGGGMGGGMGGRGGSDSSTSQIATWVQENYTAQTVGGSTLYDLR, from the coding sequence ATGACCGCCCTGCTCACCGAACCACCGGCCAGCCCGGCCGCCGAGCCGCCCGCGCGGGGCCGCCTGGCCAGGCTGGTGCTCGGACCGGCCGACGCGCCCCGGTACGCGCGGCCCGCGCTCCTGGTGCTGCTCGCCGCCACCGCCGCGCTGTACCTGTGGGACCTGACCGCCTCCGGCTACGGCAACAGCTTCTACGCCGCCGCCGTGCAGGCCGGGACGCAGGACTGGAAGGCGTGGCTGTTCGGCTCGCTGGACTCCGGCAACGCGATCACCGTCGACAAGCCGCCCGCGGCGCTGTGGCTGACCACCGCGTTCGCCAGGGTGTTCGGGTTCTCCAGCTTCACCGTGCTCGCGCCGCAGGCCCTGATGGGCGTGGCGGCGGTGGCGCTGACCCACGCGACGGTCAAGCGCACCAGCGGGCACCTCGCCGGGCTGCTGGCGGGCGCGGCGCTGGCCGTGACGCCGGTCGCGGTGCTGATGTTCCGGTTCAACAACCCGGACGCGCTGCTCGTGCTGCTCATGGTCGCGGGCGCCTACTGCCTGGTGCGGGCGCTGGAGCGGGCGAGCCTGAAGTGGGTGCTGCTGGCCGGGTCCGCGATCGGGTTCGCGTTCCTGACGAAGATGCTGCAGGGCTTCCTGGTGCTGCCCGCGTTCGCCCTGGTGTACCTGGTGGCCGCGCCGACCACGCTGGGCAGGCGCATCGCGCACCTGTTCGCGGCGCTCGGGTCGGTCGTGGTGTCGGCCGGGTGGTTCATCGCGCTGGTGGACCTGTGGCCGACCGACTCGCGGCCGTACATCGGCGGGTCGACGGACAACACGCTGCTGGAGCTGGCGCTGGGGTACAACGGGCTCGGCCGCATCCTCGGCGGGCAGGGCAACGGCGGCGGTGGCGGCGGCATGGGCGGCGGGAACACCGGGTTCGGCGGGGAGACCGGGATCTTCCGGATGTTCGGCGCCGCGTTCGGCGGGGAGATCTCCTGGCTGCTGCCCGCCGCGCTGGTCGCGCTGGTCGCCGGCCTGTGGTTCACCCGCCGCGCGCCCCGCACCGACCGGACGCGCGCCGCGCTGCTGCTGTGGGGCGGGTGGCTGATCGTCACGGCGGTCGTGTTCAGCTTCATGAGCGGCACCGTGCACCCGTACTACTCGGTGGCGCTGGCCCCCGCGATCGCGGCGCTGGTCGCCATCGGCGGGCGGGAGCTGTGGCGGGCCAGGAGGTTCCCGGTGGCGCGGGCGTTCCTGGCGGCGGTGGTCGGGGTCACGGCGGTGTGGGACCACGTGCTGCTGGCCAGGTCCTCGGACTACGCGCCGGTGATCCGGTACGCGGTGCTGGTGGTGGGGTTCGTGGTGGTGCTGGCGGTGCTGCTGGACCCGAGGCGGGTGGCGAAGGGCGCGGTCGCGCTGGCGACGGCGGCGGTGCTGGTGGTCGGTGCGGGCGGCGGCGCGTGGGCGGTCAGCACGGCCGGTCAGGCGCACACCGGGTCGATCCCGTCGTCCGGGCCCGCCGGCAGCTCGATGGGCTTCGGCGGTGGGGGCGGTGGCGGTGGCCGGATGCCCGGTGGTGACGGGCAGGCGCAGGACGGGCAGGCGCAGGACGGGCAGGCGCAGGACGGCACTGGTGACGGCACGGGGCAGCGCGACCAGGCGGGCGTCGGCGAGGCGCAGGACCGGGACGGCGACGCGGGCCAGGGCGGCGGGATGCGCGGCGGTCCCGGTGGCGGGTCGAGCAGCGAGGTGGTCGAGCTGCTGAAGAGCACCGCCACGAAGTGGGCCGCGGCCACCACCGGTTCGCAGTCGGCGGCCGAGCTGGAGCTGTCCACCGGCAAGGCGGTCATCGCGATCGGCGGCTGGAGCGGCTCGGACAACGCCCCGACGCTGGAGCAGTTCCAGCGGGCCGTGGCGAACGGCGAGATCGCGTACTACATCAGCGGTGGCGGGATGGGCGGCGGCATGGGCGGTCGCGGCGGCTCGGACTCGTCGACCTCCCAGATCGCCACGTGGGTCCAGGAGAACTACACCGCGCAGACGGTGGGAGGGAGCACGCTCTACGACCTGAGGTGA
- a CDS encoding ATP-binding protein: MNTTGVADLRISGGLLLPHLVRERVAAALPGVERDRLLDLLMVVNALVENALEHAEGPRELRLCRWPVRVEVDDASPQLLPVLGRPGRRHRGLLLVNRLASRWGVLPSTGVKTVWAEAGWSLPQPPPALALPRGARPQDTHPPEGRGPNGSGPNESSPNGLDPRDLSAEGLHLD, encoded by the coding sequence ATGAACACCACCGGGGTCGCGGACCTCCGGATCTCCGGGGGGCTGCTGCTCCCGCACCTCGTGCGGGAGCGGGTCGCCGCCGCCCTGCCCGGAGTCGAGCGGGACCGGCTGCTGGACCTGCTCATGGTGGTGAACGCCCTGGTGGAGAACGCGCTGGAGCACGCCGAGGGGCCGCGCGAGCTGCGCCTGTGCCGGTGGCCGGTGCGGGTGGAGGTCGACGACGCGAGCCCGCAGCTGCTGCCCGTGCTGGGCAGGCCGGGGCGCCGTCACCGGGGGTTGCTGCTGGTCAACCGGTTGGCGAGCCGCTGGGGGGTGCTGCCGTCCACCGGGGTGAAGACGGTGTGGGCGGAGGCGGGCTGGAGCCTGCCGCAACCGCCGCCCGCGCTCGCCCTCCCGCGGGGCGCCCGCCCGCAGGACACCCACCCGCCGGAGGGGCGGGGCCCGAACGGTTCCGGCCCGAACGAGTCGAGCCCGAACGGTCTCGACCCCCGCGACCTGAGCGCCGAGGGGCTCCACCTCGACTAG
- a CDS encoding Acg family FMN-binding oxidoreductase, producing MDRGLPDDETIRAAVALACRAPSMHNTQPWRWRLGDSSVHLYADPQRCLSATDPDGADLVLSCGAALHHLRVALAALGMRAVVRRLPNASDPDHLASVELSRQEPEAEEIALAAAIQRRRTDRRRYSSWAVPRAVLAQLVDRAVEEGVVAREVLGTRARFELSLAVARAAAVQEADPAYRSELRRWSGGHVEPEGVPAANAPFGQHRYGDVGMREFPSGELLCPENGTWEEDGATLLVLGTTSDDRLSRLKAGEAMSAVLLEATAAGLVACPLSQPLEVAEARQRVRDEVLDGSVFPQIALRVGWASFDADPLPPTPRRALDEVLAKW from the coding sequence ATGGACCGCGGTCTGCCCGACGACGAGACGATCCGGGCCGCGGTGGCACTGGCCTGCCGCGCGCCCTCGATGCACAACACCCAGCCGTGGCGGTGGAGGCTGGGCGACAGCAGCGTGCACCTGTACGCCGACCCGCAGCGCTGCCTGTCCGCGACGGACCCCGACGGCGCGGACCTGGTGCTCAGCTGCGGGGCGGCGCTGCACCACCTGCGGGTGGCGCTGGCGGCGCTGGGGATGCGCGCGGTGGTGCGCAGGCTGCCCAACGCCTCCGACCCGGACCACCTGGCGTCGGTCGAGCTGTCCCGGCAGGAGCCGGAGGCGGAGGAGATCGCGCTGGCGGCGGCGATCCAGCGGCGGCGCACGGACCGCAGGCGGTACTCGTCGTGGGCGGTGCCCAGGGCGGTGCTGGCGCAGTTGGTGGACCGCGCGGTCGAGGAAGGCGTTGTGGCGCGGGAGGTCCTGGGCACGCGGGCGCGGTTCGAGCTGTCGCTGGCGGTGGCGCGGGCGGCGGCCGTGCAGGAGGCGGACCCGGCGTACCGGTCGGAGCTGCGGCGGTGGAGCGGCGGGCACGTGGAGCCGGAGGGCGTGCCCGCGGCGAACGCGCCGTTCGGGCAGCACCGGTACGGGGACGTGGGGATGCGGGAGTTCCCGAGCGGGGAGCTGCTGTGCCCGGAGAACGGGACGTGGGAGGAGGACGGGGCGACCCTGCTGGTGCTGGGGACCACGTCCGACGACCGGTTGTCGCGGCTCAAGGCCGGTGAGGCGATGAGCGCGGTGCTGCTGGAGGCGACGGCGGCCGGGCTGGTGGCGTGCCCGCTGAGCCAGCCGCTGGAGGTGGCGGAGGCGCGGCAGCGGGTGCGGGACGAGGTGCTGGACGGGTCGGTGTTCCCGCAGATCGCGCTGCGCGTGGGCTGGGCGTCGTTCGACGCCGACCCGCTGCCGCCGACGCCGAGGCGGGCGCTGGACGAGGTGCTGGCGAAGTGGTGA
- a CDS encoding phosphoketolase family protein, whose amino-acid sequence MSTQTGRTGADLKLIDAYWRAANYLSAGQIYLLDNPLLSTPLEAANIKPRLLGHWGTTPGLNFVYAHLNRVIKQREAEVLFITGPGHGGPALLANTWLEGTYSETYAEVPQDARGMAKLFRQFSFPGGVPSHVAPEVPGSIHEGGELGYSLAHAFGAAFDNPDLVVACVIGDGEAETGPLAASWHANKFLDPAQDGAVLPILHLNGYKIANPALLARIPHEELDSLLRGYGYAPVYVEGHEPEAMHAAMAEALDEVFDAIEKIQAKARSGEDTTRPAWPMIVLRSPKGWTGPSEVDGVQVEGTWRSHQVPLSGVRDNPEHLRMLEQWLRSYRPEELFDANGAPVPELGELVPPGHLRMGATPHANGGTLLRDLRMPALSEHAVDVPEHGGSTSEPTRVLGQLLRDVVELNDAQRNFRLFGPDETASNRLDAVYQVTGKQWQGETLPADDHLVRAGRVVEVLSEHLCQGFLEGYLLTGRHGLFNCYEAFTHIVDSMFNQHAKWLGTHRKLGWRRPIASLNYLLSSHVWRQDHNGFSHQDPGFIDHVMNKKAEVVRVYLPPDTNTLLSVADHCLRSRDYVNVVVAGKNQTPDWLGPQEAALHCARGLGIWEWASNDDGVEEPDVVMACAGDAPTVEVMAAVSLLREHLPSLRVRVVNVVDLMRLQPESEHPHGLSDREFDAIFTTDRPVLFAYHGYPWLIHRLTYRRTNHHNIHVRGYKEEGTTTTPFDMLVLNDMDRYRLVMDVIDRVPGLGPRTARLRQLMTDQRTRHHGWIREHGEDLPEVRDWSWRS is encoded by the coding sequence ATGTCAACGCAGACCGGGAGAACCGGAGCAGACCTCAAGCTGATCGATGCCTACTGGAGGGCGGCGAACTACCTGTCAGCGGGTCAGATCTACCTGCTGGACAACCCCTTGCTCAGCACGCCGCTGGAAGCGGCCAACATCAAGCCGAGGCTGCTCGGGCACTGGGGCACCACCCCCGGCCTGAACTTCGTCTACGCGCACCTGAACCGCGTCATCAAGCAGCGGGAAGCCGAAGTCCTCTTCATCACCGGCCCCGGCCACGGCGGTCCCGCGCTGCTGGCCAACACCTGGCTGGAGGGCACCTACAGCGAGACCTACGCCGAGGTGCCGCAGGACGCGCGCGGCATGGCGAAGCTGTTCCGGCAGTTCTCCTTCCCCGGCGGGGTTCCGAGCCACGTCGCGCCGGAGGTGCCAGGCTCCATCCACGAGGGCGGTGAGCTGGGCTACTCGCTGGCGCACGCGTTCGGCGCCGCCTTCGACAACCCCGACCTGGTCGTCGCCTGCGTCATCGGCGACGGCGAGGCCGAGACCGGCCCGCTCGCCGCGAGCTGGCACGCCAACAAGTTCCTGGACCCGGCGCAGGACGGCGCGGTGCTGCCGATCCTGCACCTCAACGGCTACAAGATCGCCAACCCGGCGCTGCTGGCCCGCATCCCGCACGAGGAGCTGGACAGCCTGCTGCGCGGCTACGGCTACGCCCCGGTCTACGTGGAGGGCCACGAGCCGGAGGCCATGCACGCCGCGATGGCCGAGGCGCTCGACGAGGTCTTCGACGCCATCGAGAAGATCCAGGCCAAGGCCCGCTCCGGCGAGGACACCACCCGCCCGGCGTGGCCGATGATCGTGCTGCGCAGCCCCAAGGGCTGGACCGGACCGTCCGAAGTGGACGGTGTCCAGGTCGAGGGCACCTGGCGCTCGCACCAGGTCCCGCTCTCCGGCGTGCGCGACAACCCCGAGCACCTGCGGATGCTGGAGCAGTGGCTGCGCTCCTACCGGCCCGAGGAGCTGTTCGACGCGAACGGCGCCCCAGTCCCCGAGCTCGGCGAGCTGGTCCCGCCCGGCCACCTGCGCATGGGCGCCACCCCGCACGCCAACGGCGGAACCCTGCTGCGCGACCTGCGGATGCCCGCCCTGAGCGAGCACGCCGTCGACGTGCCCGAGCACGGCGGCAGCACCTCCGAGCCCACCAGGGTCCTCGGGCAGCTGCTGCGCGACGTGGTCGAGCTCAACGACGCCCAGCGCAACTTCCGCCTGTTCGGCCCGGACGAGACCGCCTCCAACCGGCTCGACGCCGTCTACCAGGTCACCGGCAAGCAGTGGCAGGGCGAGACCCTGCCCGCGGACGACCACCTGGTGCGCGCAGGCCGCGTGGTGGAGGTGCTGTCCGAGCACCTGTGCCAGGGCTTCCTGGAGGGCTACCTGCTCACCGGGCGGCACGGCCTGTTCAACTGCTACGAGGCGTTCACGCACATCGTCGACTCGATGTTCAACCAGCACGCCAAGTGGCTGGGCACGCACCGCAAGCTCGGCTGGCGCCGCCCGATCGCGTCGCTGAACTACCTGCTCAGCTCGCACGTGTGGCGCCAGGACCACAACGGGTTCTCCCACCAGGACCCCGGTTTCATCGACCACGTCATGAACAAGAAGGCCGAGGTCGTCCGCGTCTACCTGCCGCCGGACACCAACACCCTCCTGTCGGTCGCGGACCACTGCCTGCGCAGCCGCGACTACGTGAACGTGGTGGTGGCGGGCAAGAACCAGACCCCGGACTGGCTCGGCCCGCAGGAGGCGGCGCTGCACTGCGCCAGGGGCCTGGGCATCTGGGAGTGGGCGAGCAACGACGACGGCGTGGAGGAGCCGGACGTGGTCATGGCCTGCGCCGGCGACGCCCCCACGGTCGAGGTGATGGCCGCGGTGTCCCTGCTGCGCGAGCACCTGCCGTCGCTGCGGGTCCGCGTGGTCAACGTGGTCGACCTGATGCGGTTGCAGCCGGAGAGCGAGCACCCGCACGGCCTGTCGGACCGCGAGTTCGACGCGATCTTCACCACCGACCGGCCCGTGCTGTTCGCCTACCACGGCTACCCGTGGCTGATCCACCGCCTGACCTACCGGCGCACCAACCACCACAACATCCACGTGCGCGGGTACAAGGAGGAGGGCACCACCACCACGCCGTTCGACATGCTGGTGCTCAACGACATGGACCGCTACCGGCTGGTCATGGACGTGATCGACCGGGTGCCGGGCCTCGGGCCGCGCACCGCCCGGCTGCGCCAGCTGATGACCGACCAGCGCACCCGGCACCACGGGTGGATCCGGGAGCACGGCGAGGACCTGCCCGAGGTGCGGGACTGGAGCTGGCGGTCCTGA